The genomic region CAGTTATTAATACAAATATCACCTTGCAAGGCAATTACCTTTAACATTAAACTACATTGAGGAAAAGTGTTGTAGTAGCCAATATGTAGTGATTTGAGTTACGTACATTTCGTTGCACTTCAAATCATAATCATACCTATGGTGTCTCTTATATGTGACACTATTAGGATTAATTTTAGTTAGGATTGTAATATTTTAGTAGTAGTGTTTTACATTCTTCTTCATATTTGCAGGTGAAGATTATAAAGTGTCTTGTTGAGAATATTGTAGTAGACATTTCATTTAACCAGCTTGGAGGGTTGTGTACCCTTTGTTTTCTTGAGGAGGTAATTCAGCGCATCTAAGCCAGAAGCCTCACAGTGTATCATTCTCTTTAGAGCTGTGTCCTTGGTACTGTTTTTGTATTGGAAtgataaagatttgattttgtttcTGTAGGTTGATAATCTGATCAACCAAAATCATTTATTCAAGCGTAGCATTATACTTATAAAAGCTTGGTGTTACTATGAGAGTCGTATACTTGGTGCCCACCATGGACTTATCTCAACTTATGCGTTAGAAACCTTGGTTCTTTACATATTCCACGTTTTCAACAATAACTTTGCTGGACCACTCGAGGTATTGGAATTTATCatggttttctttattttttgtattttttatcattaattttaacATAATGTTATCTTTTCCCCCCTTTTTGAAAATATAGGTGTTGTATCGATTTCTGGAGTTTTTTAGTAAGTTTGACTGGGACAATTTCTGCATAAGTCTTTGGGGTCCAGTTCCCATTAGTTCACTCCCAGATGTAACAGGTGGTTACAATCTGTTGAAACATTTGTTTACTAATTTTTTGTTTAGCTCTGTCTTTCTTATATTGCTTTCCCCCTCCTATTTATCCCTTTTTTTTCCACAGCTGAACCTCCTCGAAAAGATGGTGGAGATTTACTGCTCAGTAAGCTATTTCTTGATGCCTGTAGCTCAGTGTATGCTGTTTTTCCCAGTGGCCAAGAAAATCAGGGTCAATCCTTTGCTTTGAAGTATTTCAATGTTATCGATCCTTTGCGTGTCAACAATAACCTTGGCCGTAGTGTCAGCAAAGGTATATTGGTTCATGTTATGCTTTTCTGTTTATAGAATCTCAATTAATGATGAAAGTATGGTAAATTTTATGCTTGTTGCTGGAGTTAAACATGTACTGTATTGGTTTCCCCAAACTATTTAATCTACTTTTTCTTATCTGTTTATGGCTAATATTTGCATCTATGATTCATGTGAACCAGGTAATTTCTATAGGATACGCAGTGCCTTTACTTTCGGGGCTAAAAGGCTGGCTAGATTACTTGAATGTCCAGAGGAGGAATTGGTTTTTGAAGTCAATCAGTTCTTTCTGAACACTTGGGATAGACATGGAAGTGGGCAACGACCTGATGCTCCAAGCAATGACTTGTGGCGATTGAGGCTATCCAGTCCCGACCAATCACAGAGATCTGAGAATGTCCAGCACAATATCCACAAAATTGATATTACCTCGAATCATGAATTCCATATAGAAGGAGATCATGTTTCACGTAGTGGGCTGTCTCAGCATAGTAATTTATCCTCTGAAAACTCGTATAAAGGTAGTGAAGTTTCTACAGTGTCACATACTCAGAGTCAAAAAAGTTATGGAAGCCAAAATAATTCAAGGACCTCTGATCAAAGCAGAAGAGAAACTAATTCTAATCATGCTGCTCATGTCGATAAGGTCCAGAGGAACATTAAGGTCGATAATCTTCCAACTGATGTTCAAGGGAGGTTTCTTTTTGCCAGAACACGTTCTAGCCCTGAGCTAACTGACTCATATGGTGAAGTTTCTTCCCAAGGGAGACGTTCAAGAGCTGCAGAAAGTAGTAAACTCCCAAATTCCTTTGCGAAATTGGAGGTTAGTCAGAGGAAGAATGTTGTTGAGCCTGAGATTGTTCCAAGTTATGGTGTTAGAATAGATGATTCATCAACTAGGCACATGCCATCTCGCCAAATTCATGATAGTTCTGCTGAGTCTAACAGTGGTTCAAATAGTTATCATGATGAATCCGGCTCGGTGATTGTGAGCGAAGAGTTTGCATCTATTGCAGGAACAGCTGGAATGCAGATGATGCATCAGGAGGAGCAAGACCTTCTGAATATGATGGCATCTCCGACAGCCCAAGGTTTCAGTAGTCAGGGTCATGTTCCGGTGAACATTGCTCCAGGTCACATACCATTTCCATTTCCTCCATCCATTCTCACATCAATGGGATATGCTCATAGAAACATGGGTAATATTCCTTTCATTGAGCCTTCTTGGGGCACTAACATGCAATTTCCTCAAGGTTTAGTCCCTTCACCATTGACACCATATTTTCCTAGCTTAGGATTTGCATCAAATCCTCAAGATTTAGTTGAATCTGGGAATGAGAATTTCAGTCCTGTTGGAGAAGCCGATAATGATTTCTGGCATGAGCAGGAAAGGGGTTCTGGAAGTGGGGTTGAAGTTGATAATGGAAACTTTGAAATGCTTCCAGATGATAAGCAACAGTCAACTTCAGGTAGTTATAACTTTGGCCCGTCATCTCGGGCAGCCGGCTCTAGTAGTTCAACTAGAAACTCACAGAAGTTTACTACAGAAAATCGAGGCCCAACAAGAGAAGAGCATATAGAAAATTTTCTGTATCAAGATGGCAGGAGAAATGAGGTTTATTTTGATGATAGAATGCCAAATTCTCAGTTGTCCAGCGGACCACCTTCAAGCTCCTTCAGGAGCAGTAAAACTTCTTCTGAAAGCTCTTGGGAAGGATCATCGGCCAAATCCTCGAAGCCAACGAGGGATAAAAGGGGAAGGAAAAGCACTCCCTTGGGGCAATATGGTGGTGTTTATGGTAAGGGTAAGAACGCCACAGAGGTTTCAACGAATAGATTAGATGATGAAAACAGGGAATGGACACATTTGTCAACTATGCCATCGGACATGTCCGAAAGAAGCACTGGCCCTCCAGCTGCTACTTCCTTGCATGTTCCAAGGCATCAAGTATCCGGTTTTGAAGCCCAAGCAAGTGGACCAGATTCTCCAGTACCCATGGCCCCCATGATCTTAGGTTCTGGTTCTCGCCAAAGAGCAGCTGATAATTCTGGCCTTCTTCCGATTGCCTTCTATCCTACAGGGCCACCTGTACCATTTGTTACAATGCTTCCTATATATAATTTTCATACAGAGTCATCGGAAACTGCAACAAGCAACTTCACTGCAGAAGAAGGAACAGATACCAATGACTCTAATCAGAATTTTGATTCATCCGAGGGATATGATCAACCTGAGGTTTCAAGCCCTTCCAATTCTATGCCAAGGGTGGTGACTGAGCCATCGGAACACAAGCCTGATATTCTCAACAGTGACTTCGTTAGCCATTGGCAAAATTTGCAATATGGACGATTTTGTCAAAACACGCGTCATCCTCCTTCAATGGTGTATCCTTCACCAGTTATGGTACCTCCCGTTTATTTGCAGGGTCGTTATCCTTGGGATGGTCCTGGTAGACCTGTTGCGGCTAATGCCAATATTTTCAGCCAGCTTATGAATATGAACTATGGGCCACGTCTAGTTCCTGTTGCTCCCGTCCAGTCTGTTTCTAATAGACCTGCCAACGTTTACCAGCGTTTTGTGGATGATATTCCCCGGTATCGAAGTGGGACCGGAACCTACCTGCCAAATCCGGTATGATAAATTTCTAAAAGAAAAACTTTGTATTTTATTCTTACATATGCTCATGCATTTAAATAAAGTAGTTTTTCAATTACAAAACCATTGATCAGCCTGCTTTTGTTGATGGTGATTTCGTTGTAATGTTGTGTCATGTTTATAAATTTATATCAGAAGGTCTCTGTTCGCGAGCGACATTCCACAAATACCAGACGGGGAAATTACAACTATGAcagaaatgaccatcatggcgaCAGAGAAGGGAATTGGGTGAACTCAAAGTTGCGAGGAACTGGACGTGGCCACAATCGCAACCAAAGTGAGAAAACCGGCCCAAAGCCAGAGAGGTTGTCGACAAGTGAGAGCCGCTCTGAGAGATCGTGGGGAGCTTCGCATAGACATGACTCCTTCATTTCTCACCAGAACGGTCCGGTCCACGCAAACTCTTCACAGAACAGTGCTGCCAATGTAGCCTATGGAATGTACCCTATACCTGGCATGAATCCCGGTGGGATATCATCGAATGGACCAACAATGCCTTCTGTTGTAATGTTTTATCCTTATGATCATAATGCAGGCTACGGTTCCCCGGCagaacagcttgaatttgggtcTCTGGGGCCAATGGGTTTCCCTGGTGTCAACGAAGTACCACAGCCGAATGAGGCAAGTCGATCTGGTGGAGTGTTTGAAGAGCAAAGGTTTCATGGTGGCTCTGCACAACGATCCTCTCCGGATCAGCCTTCTTCACCCCATGTCTCAAGGTAGTTGCCCCTTTCTGTACCGAAACTGCCACTAGTGCTTCTAGCAGCGACACGTTATTGAAGTCATATTATTGTTGGATGGTTAGCATCCAAGTGTGAAATCCTTATAAAATGTTTGCTGCATCAGAAATCCCAAAACATGATTTTTCACTCATGTCTATAGACACGGTTTACAATTGAGCACTTATAATATCATTCGATTCACATAACCAACCTCACCTTGTAAGTATGTATTCCTTTTCATCATAAGTTTTTAGTACATTTCACTGTTGAAGGATATTCTCTAGTTTAAAATCGTTAGCTAACAAGTGTCTCAAAGGAAGCTAAATTAGCAATTTTTAAAAAACTTCAATGCATGGAaaactttataaagaaaaattgaAGGAACTTTTGTTAATAACAAGGAAATATTTAGCAATACCCTATTGATGATGTctttgattttgtgattttgcagAGGGCCTTGATTCTTGTGCCAGATCAGAATACAGAAGTTTTCAACTGGAAAAGGATTTTGATCCTTTTTCCAATGGTGGGCATGTAAATGGGTGAAACACCTGCTCTCTCATTTCAAGGCAATTCTTGTTCTCAAGTCTCAACCCACTTATCTACATAAGTGAAGGTTCCTTTGGTATATCATTGCTTGATCCTTATAGTGAAAGGTCCCTTTTTTGTGCCCTACTTGCATGTACACTTAGACAGGTTGATCTAACCAACTTTGGTTATGTTTGCGGACCCAACACCTCGGTTTAGGGTGAAGCACGGCGGCGGCAAGGAGGAGCATGCAACACTCCTCCAATTCCACAAAAGTGAAAGAGTATGGAAGACTTAGGTATCAGATTTTTATTGAAGGATTTAGACACAATTGTAACCCCTCAATCATCAAAGTTTAgaaggaagaaaaacaaaaacaagaaagCTGGCTTAGATTCAGTGTTTTAGAGATTTTTAGCTTGTTACAGAGTTCAGGTTCACTCTTCTATACATGATGCTAGTGTACTTGTTTTATATCATGCTGAACTTGTTTGTTGAACTTTATGAACAATGTGATAGTTTAGCAATAAAAATTGTTAGAATATCTTCCTTAATTTTTCACATCAAGAAAATAGGTAATGATGAAGTCCCCATATAACATATATATGCATGCCTATTTAATTTCCTCGCTAAATAAAAGTGAAATAATTAATTCCCAAGCAATAGCATAGTAGCATACTACAGGCAGAAATGCACATATTACAAACTTAAAAAATTCAGGTTTTATCATTTGTTGCATATTTTCAAGCTGCATGCTATTGTGGTTACGGTGTTCTTAAAAGGTATTGTTAAaattaattctaaaaataatattattaaaatataaaaaatatgtgaCTTTAATTTTAACATTTGTAAAATCATCATAGCTACTATAACCATAAGCGCCAAGCTCTACttattttaaaatcctaaacatGATCAATCCTACATAGTTTAGCACCTGTCTATTTAGTTAGATCACGTCTGAAGGTTAATTAATTCTTACAATTAACAAGCAAGATTGTTAGTATGCAAGTGTAATATTAGTTTTTTTacaagttataactcaaatgacatagtcttcctATACTCATTTAGAGGTCGCGGATTCGAGTCTCAATCCTATCTTTGGTTTAAAAAAAAGTGTAATAttagttttatttaaatattCAAAGATATTAATAATTAGTACATACATTATTATCGAATCAAGTTAATTTATTAACATCATTGTGTTGTTGTAAGTTAAATATATTACCGAAGGAGAAAGTTGTACTTAAATATTTAGATATATGTTGTCCATCTCCTATTTAGGATTATGCACTTTATCTTTAATACCTTGATGTCATTTGTAGTCTTTTTTTGCCTTTTGTCAATAGGTATATTTCAGAAAATTTTGTGGTATGCTTTTATGCACTTTAAGTAGGTTTGATTTATCATGATTCATTATTCATGATTGACATGAGATGTTCCTGTTTAATGTTGGCTTTGAACTGATGATTATTGTGGGTCAAATTTTGTTTCGTAACGATAGAGACAAAAAAAAACAGAAGCCAAAATTTactttatttaacatttattaattctaacaataattaataaaaacataataaaattctGACtgttttttactaatttttttcaaGTTATTTTTTGGTTTTAGTTCGCctgaattttgttttaaaacaattaCTACTACTTATTACAAAATAGTTGGAGAATTTACTTATATAGATTTTAACAAAATTAGCATTGCAAACTTTTTATACTTCAAGTAATGTGTATTATATAACATAAtgttttgtattaaaaaaaagcaTTTTAATATATGtataacaaaatatataaatCTTATTTCAACTTATAAAAATCACGATGTTgttatacataaatataaaaattaaaattcacatattttctatatataacaAGGTTGTTTAACCagcccaattttttttaatattatcaagTCTAGGTTctgagaaaactaaactaaatcaAAAGCTTTGCCATTTTAATATTTAACACAAAATGATCCATTTACAAAATGGTATCTGGCaaggaaaaaagaagagaacTTTTAAGTTAGGTAACTTTGGAATATTTCCATAGTATAAGTTTAACCACTCATATTTATCATAAATTTGCAAACCATATATGCATAATTCTATGAATATCTCCAAATTGTTACAATATTCCATCATCATTTTGTTGAAACATGATTCATCCATGACTATAATTACCAGGCAATATCACAAACTTTGATAAAAACAAAACTTGAAcataatataatttaatcataATAAGAATAATATTTCTACTCTTANNNNNNNNNNNNNNNNNNNNNNNNNNNNNNNNNNNNNNNNNNNNNNNNNNNNNNNNNNNNNNNNNNNNNNNNNNNNNNNNNNNNNNNNNNNNNNNNNNNNNNNNNNNNNNNNNNNNNNNNNNNNNNNNNNNNNNNNNNNNNNNNNNNNNNNNNNNNNNNNNNNNNNNNNNNNNNNNNNNNNNNNNNNNNNNNNNNNNNNNNNNNNNGAAGAAATTGTTGAAAACAATAAACCTACCTATTTGGAACGCAAACCAGGGATATTTCTAAGTCCCATCTTGCCAAGAACAAGCTTAGGGATAGCAGGAGGGTTATCAAGCATCATGCATTTGCTGAACTCATTTGCAAGCTCTACGAGCCTATACTTGTCGCGCCCGATCTTCTTGTTCGAATTGTAGTAACCAAGCCATGCTTGATATGCTgcttctttgttcttcatctcaACATGGCATAGAGCCCTTTCCACCTGTTATCATAATATAGTTCCGAATCGATGAGTTGAGTACTATAATAGCCCTACAAGATCACTTAAATAATCCCTGAAAGATTGAATGCGTTCGATATAGCTATAAGATTATCTCCTTTTGAAATTTGATCCAACCATTGTGTCACAAACGATGACTGGATGAATTTGTTAGAGACTGAACGAATCATGATGGGTTATCAAGCACCTCTAAAATGAGAAAGttggtaaaataaaaaagtgagAGTCTAATCACCTTTGAATCATGAAAGTGGGGCTGACACATGATATAACATATAAGTAACAAATTTAATAGTAATTAACCTCTTAATTATCACTCTAGAATTCTCCTCACTTTAGAAGATCTTTTTCCGTTATTTTGATACCGAAGTGATCTTCAAGAGGCTATTTTGGTATTTCTCTGGGTATACATTTGCAAAACCATAGGAAACATAATTCAAAATTGTCTACATCATCATATATCTAAGAATGAATACCTTTTTCTTTGTGTCAGGATCAACAGAAGGAATGGGAGCTTTCTCAATAGGCAAATCTTTTACGGTAGATAAGAAGAACTCTTCCCATGGAGCCAAAAGCAATATGCCCTGCCCTTCCTTCCCTCGACGTCCCGTTCTACCAAGTCTATGTATATACTGTTCTCTGTCAGTGGGTAAACCAACCTGACCATTGAGAAATGGAGGACACATGAAATTGTTAATTAATGTTTgttcaaataataaaatttaaagattcaAAGTCTACCACATTGCCATCGTGTGCGTCGAACATTGTTCGAAATAGGAGTTATGCATTAGTTACCTGTACAACAAGAGTGACATCTGGATAATCAACTCCACGTGCAGACACATCGGATGTAACCAAGATAAGTCCCTTTGACTTGCGAAATTCTTCAGAGACTCTGGTTCTATAACTCTGAGGCTTTCTTGAATGGATTTCTCTGACATTCAGGTTCAACTCGCCAAGAAGTTCAGCAACAAGTCTTGTCACCATGGCAGTTGTGCAGAACACAAGAACCTGATAAACCAATAGCTACATCACATGTCCTTCCCAAAATGTGTGATAGGAAAAGTAAAACATTTTGTTCTCAAGTCTAAAGagcaatgaaaaaaaaaacatttattgTTAATTAAGAAATTCAAAAGTTATGTATGCATCTTGAATAATAAGGAAAACCGAGAAACCAGTACAACTGGTTGCAAATTAGAAATCACACCTTATAGTCAACATCATCCGCAATGTGCTCCTTTAGAAGAGCATAGAGTAAAGAGAAATGCTTGTCTAATGGGGCAACTAAATGTGCTTGGCGAACCTGAAGTCATCCAAAAACCCAATAATAAAGACAATGAATAGAAATTTTATGGTGGGAAGTGCATATTCACATGCAATACCTCAGAATATAGGTAACTTTTTGGTTATGAGAATAAATTATAAGAAATTACCTGTGAGTGCGTCTCCTCAGTTCCCTCTTGAACCGTATTGATAAACTCATGATCCCTTCTCAAAGCAATATGACAGACTTGACGCACCTTCAAAACAATAACCATATCAGAATGAGCCTGGTTGTCCTATACTCCTATTTTATCTAAATTCTAAAGCACAACAAAGTGTGCATGGTTCTATTCCACTAGAAATAACACTTCAGCCGCAATAATAGAAGGATTTACCTGGCAAGGATTTGCTTGCATACGTTTCTGTTCTAAGGCAAGTCTCGTCCCTCCAATTACAACCTGAACACCAATGGTAGGATGATACTTAAGCAATTTAGCAGCTTCTGTAGCCGCTTGACTTGCAAGCTCTCGAGTTGGACATATGACAAGCACATGAATTGGTGGCCGCCTATGATCACGTTCAGTTGGTGGTGaatttgcaacaacttcaattgATGGAAgctgaaataagaaaaaaatgaaaaaataagttTACTCAAAATTACCATTCATCACTTACTACAGGTGGAATAAAACAAGCACCAAGTTCCAGCTCAAAGATTTGTGCCTCCATCAACAAGCTAAAAAAATAAGAAAGCCCCAAGACCACAAACGAAAAAAATTCAATTAGGTGAATACAAATTTTAAGAGGCTTACCAAAAAGGCAACTGTTTTCCCAGTGCCTGTTCTAGCCTTGGCAAGGACATCCTTACCTAGAAATACAGTTACAATGTAAGCCAACGTCATAAATAAACCGAAGAGATACAAGAATGATGTCAACCATAGCAGGTATAAGTTGCTTTCATGCTAAATATTATCACTTAGGGATAGCCCTATTATAAATGCTAAAGATCTTACATATTTAAATGCTAGCACCCAGCAAACTATATCCTTAACAGTTTACACATGAAGGATCCCAAAATGAATAAGCCAAAAAGGAAAGAGTTAACAGGGCATACTGCAATAAGATGAAATCTCTTACAAATGGCAAAAACACAACCAGCACAAAATGACATTATTGTCAAGAT from Arachis ipaensis cultivar K30076 chromosome B02, Araip1.1, whole genome shotgun sequence harbors:
- the LOC107623500 gene encoding uncharacterized protein LOC107623500 isoform X2 → MGEHETWAQPQSGLLPNGLLPHEAASVLQTLDSERWLKAEERTAELIACIQPNPPSEERRNAVADYVQRLIMKCFPCQVFTFGSVPLKTYLPDGDIDLTAFSKNQNLKDNWAHQVRDMLENEEKNENAEFHVKEVQYIQAEVKIIKCLVENIVVDISFNQLGGLCTLCFLEEVDNLINQNHLFKRSIILIKAWCYYESRILGAHHGLISTYALETLVLYIFHVFNNNFAGPLEVLYRFLEFFSKFDWDNFCISLWGPVPISSLPDVTAEPPRKDGGDLLLSKLFLDACSSVYAVFPSGQENQGQSFALKYFNVIDPLRVNNNLGRSVSKGNFYRIRSAFTFGAKRLARLLECPEEELVFEVNQFFLNTWDRHGSGQRPDAPSNDLWRLRLSSPDQSQRSENVQHNIHKIDITSNHEFHIEGDHVSRSGLSQHSNLSSENSYKGSEVSTVSHTQSQKSYGSQNNSRTSDQSRRETNSNHAAHVDKVQRNIKVDNLPTDVQGRFLFARTRSSPELTDSYGEVSSQGRRSRAAESSKLPNSFAKLEVSQRKNVVEPEIVPSYGVRIDDSSTRHMPSRQIHDSSAESNSGSNSYHDESGSVIVSEEFASIAGTAGMQMMHQEEQDLLNMMASPTAQGFSSQGHVPVNIAPGHIPFPFPPSILTSMGYAHRNMGNIPFIEPSWGTNMQFPQGLVPSPLTPYFPSLGFASNPQDLVESGNENFSPVGEADNDFWHEQERGSGSGVEVDNGNFEMLPDDKQQSTSGSYNFGPSSRAAGSSSSTRNSQKFTTENRGPTREEHIENFLYQDGRRNEVYFDDRMPNSQLSSGPPSSSFRSSKTSSESSWEGSSAKSSKPTRDKRGRKSTPLGQYGGVYGKGKNATEVSTNRLDDENREWTHLSTMPSDMSERSTGPPAATSLHVPRHQVSGFEAQASGPDSPVPMAPMILGSGSRQRAADNSGLLPIAFYPTGPPVPFVTMLPIYNFHTESSETATSNFTAEEGTDTNDSNQNFDSSEGYDQPEVSSPSNSMPRVVTEPSEHKPDILNSDFVSHWQNLQYGRFCQNTRHPPSMVYPSPVMVPPVYLQGRYPWDGPGRPVAANANIFSQLMNMNYGPRLVPVAPVQSVSNRPANVYQRFVDDIPRYRSGTGTYLPNPVSVRERHSTNTRRGNYNYDRNDHHGDREGNWVNSKLRGTGRGHNRNQSEKTGPKPERLSTSESRSERSWGASHRHDSFISHQNGPVHANSSQNSAANVAYGMYPIPGMNPGGISSNGPTMPSVVMFYPYDHNAGYGSPAEQLEFGSLGPMGFPGVNEVPQPNEASRSGGVFEEQRFHGGSAQRSSPDQPSSPHVSRGP
- the LOC107623500 gene encoding uncharacterized protein LOC107623500 isoform X3 encodes the protein MGEHETWAQPQSGLLPNGLLPHEAASVLQTLDSERWLKAEERTAELIACIQPNPPSEERRNAVADYVQRLIMKCFPCQVFTFGSVPLKTYLPDGDIDLTAFSKNQNLKDNWAHQVRDMLENEEKNENAEFHVKEVQYIQAEVKIIKCLVENIVVDISFNQLGGLCTLCFLEEVDNLINQNHLFKRSIILIKAWCYYESRILGAHHGLISTYALETLVLYIFHVFNNNFAGPLEVLYRFLEFFSKFDWDNFCISLWGPVPISSLPDVTAEPPRKDGGDLLLSKLFLDACSSVYAVFPSGQENQGQSFALKYFNVIDPLRVNNNLGRSVSKGNFYRIRSAFTFGAKRLARLLECPEEELVFEVNQFFLNTWDRHGSGQRPDAPSNDLWRLRLSSPDQSQRSENVQHNIHKIDITSNHEFHIEGDHVSRSGLSQHSNLSSENSYKGSEVSTVSHTQSQKSYGSQNNSRTSDQSRRETNSNHAAHVDKVQRNIKVDNLPTDVQGRFLFARTRSSPELTDSYGEVSSQGRRSRAAESSKLPNSFAKLEVSQRKNVVEPEIVPSYGVRIDDSSTRHMPSRQIHDSSAESNSGSNSYHDESGSVIVSEEFASIAGTAGMQMMHQEEQDLLNMMASPTAQGFSSQGHVPVNIAPGHIPFPFPPSILTSMGYAHRNMGNIPFIEPSWGTNMQFPQGLVPSPLTPYFPSLGFASNPQDLVESGNENFSPVGEADNDFWHEQERGSGSGVEVDNGNFEMLPDDKQQSTSGSYNFGPSSRAAGSSSSTRNSQKFTTENRGPTREEHIENFLYQDGRRNEVYFDDRMPNSQLSSGPPSSSFRSSKTSSESSWEGSSAKSSKPTRDKRGRKSTPLGQYGGVYGKGKNATEVSTNRLDDENREWTHLSTMPSDMSERSTGPPAATSLHVPRHQVSGFEAQASGPDSPVPMAPMILGSGSRQRAADNSGLLPIAFYPTGPPVPFVTMLPIYNFHTESSETATSNFTAEEGTDTNDSNQNFDSSEGYDQPEVSSPSNSMPRVVTEPSEHKPDILNSDFVSHWQNLQYGRFCQNTRHPPSMVYPSPVMVPPVYLQGRYPWDGPGRPVAANANIFSQLMNMNYGPRLVPVAPVQSVSNRPANVYQRFVDDIPRYRSGTGTYLPNPKVSVRERHSTNTRRGNYNYDRNDHHGDREGNWVNSKLRGTGRGHNRNQSEKTGPKPERLSTSESRSERSWGASHRHDSFISHQNGPVHANSSQNSAANVAYGYGSPAEQLEFGSLGPMGFPGVNEVPQPNEASRSGGVFEEQRFHGGSAQRSSPDQPSSPHVSRGP
- the LOC107623500 gene encoding uncharacterized protein LOC107623500 isoform X1, which encodes MGEHETWAQPQSGLLPNGLLPHEAASVLQTLDSERWLKAEERTAELIACIQPNPPSEERRNAVADYVQRLIMKCFPCQVFTFGSVPLKTYLPDGDIDLTAFSKNQNLKDNWAHQVRDMLENEEKNENAEFHVKEVQYIQAEVKIIKCLVENIVVDISFNQLGGLCTLCFLEEVDNLINQNHLFKRSIILIKAWCYYESRILGAHHGLISTYALETLVLYIFHVFNNNFAGPLEVLYRFLEFFSKFDWDNFCISLWGPVPISSLPDVTAEPPRKDGGDLLLSKLFLDACSSVYAVFPSGQENQGQSFALKYFNVIDPLRVNNNLGRSVSKGNFYRIRSAFTFGAKRLARLLECPEEELVFEVNQFFLNTWDRHGSGQRPDAPSNDLWRLRLSSPDQSQRSENVQHNIHKIDITSNHEFHIEGDHVSRSGLSQHSNLSSENSYKGSEVSTVSHTQSQKSYGSQNNSRTSDQSRRETNSNHAAHVDKVQRNIKVDNLPTDVQGRFLFARTRSSPELTDSYGEVSSQGRRSRAAESSKLPNSFAKLEVSQRKNVVEPEIVPSYGVRIDDSSTRHMPSRQIHDSSAESNSGSNSYHDESGSVIVSEEFASIAGTAGMQMMHQEEQDLLNMMASPTAQGFSSQGHVPVNIAPGHIPFPFPPSILTSMGYAHRNMGNIPFIEPSWGTNMQFPQGLVPSPLTPYFPSLGFASNPQDLVESGNENFSPVGEADNDFWHEQERGSGSGVEVDNGNFEMLPDDKQQSTSGSYNFGPSSRAAGSSSSTRNSQKFTTENRGPTREEHIENFLYQDGRRNEVYFDDRMPNSQLSSGPPSSSFRSSKTSSESSWEGSSAKSSKPTRDKRGRKSTPLGQYGGVYGKGKNATEVSTNRLDDENREWTHLSTMPSDMSERSTGPPAATSLHVPRHQVSGFEAQASGPDSPVPMAPMILGSGSRQRAADNSGLLPIAFYPTGPPVPFVTMLPIYNFHTESSETATSNFTAEEGTDTNDSNQNFDSSEGYDQPEVSSPSNSMPRVVTEPSEHKPDILNSDFVSHWQNLQYGRFCQNTRHPPSMVYPSPVMVPPVYLQGRYPWDGPGRPVAANANIFSQLMNMNYGPRLVPVAPVQSVSNRPANVYQRFVDDIPRYRSGTGTYLPNPKVSVRERHSTNTRRGNYNYDRNDHHGDREGNWVNSKLRGTGRGHNRNQSEKTGPKPERLSTSESRSERSWGASHRHDSFISHQNGPVHANSSQNSAANVAYGMYPIPGMNPGGISSNGPTMPSVVMFYPYDHNAGYGSPAEQLEFGSLGPMGFPGVNEVPQPNEASRSGGVFEEQRFHGGSAQRSSPDQPSSPHVSRGP